Proteins encoded together in one Coffea arabica cultivar ET-39 chromosome 2c, Coffea Arabica ET-39 HiFi, whole genome shotgun sequence window:
- the LOC113725687 gene encoding neutral/alkaline invertase 3, chloroplastic isoform X2: MMATAEVALQLYDGAGPQFWGSNIGYRKSGSSFPCRSFERCRKKRVLKSMKSLKCLSSSCRGIRIHQFPCINGVSHRYAATDKFGLSHCKCQSADNVGGLTAESGNGTWFVDNAKDFNSTNGNVRNFLELGAVKELKHDKELHHSNGNPPSDKTIQDGMNKGKSSFIENEAWELLQESVAYYCGSPVGTIAAKDPTSSSVLNYDQVFIRDFIPSGIAFLLKGEYDIVRNFILHTLQLQSWEKTMDCHSPGQGLMPASFKVRTVPLDGDDTATEEVLDPDFGEAAIGRVAPVDSGLWWIILLRAYGKCSGDLSVQERIDVQTGIKMILRLCLADGFDMFPTLLVTDGSCMIDRRMGIHGHPLEIQALFYSALLCAREMLAPEDGSADLLRALNNRLIALSFHIREYYWIDMKKLNEIYRYKTEEYSYDAVNKFNIYPDQISPWLVGWMPNKGGYLIGNLQPAHMDFRFFSLGNLWSIVSNLATTDQSHAILDLMEAKWADLVADMPFKICYPALDGQEWQIITGCDPKNTPWSYHNGGSWPTLLWQTGNCCKSC; the protein is encoded by the exons ATGATGGCCACTGCTGAAGTAGCTCTGCAACTATATGATGGGGCTGGTCCACAATTTTGGGGATCTAATATTGGCTATAGAAAATCAGGTTCATCGTTTCCTTGTAGATCCTTTGAAAGATGCAGAAAGAAAAGGGTCTTAAAGTCAATGAAATCTCTTAAATGTTTAAGCAGTTCATGTAGGGGCATTAGGATTCATCAGTTTCCGTGTATCAACGGGGTCTCACATAGATATGCTGCGACTGATAAGTTTGGTCTTTCGCATTGCAAATGCCAATCTGCCGATAATGTCGGTGGCCTAACAGCCGAGAGTGGAAATGGGACGTGGTTTGTGGATAATGCTAAGGATTTCAATTCAACAAACGGTAATGTAAGGAATTTTCTTGAGCTTGGGGCAGTCAAAGAGTTAAAACATGATAAGGAATTGCACCACTCTAATGGCAACCCACCATCCGATAAGACAATTCAAGATGGCATGAACAAGGGTAAATCGAGCTTCATTGAGAATGAGGCTTGGGAACTATTGCAGGAATCTGTTGCCTACTATTGTGGTAGCCCTGTTGGAACAATTGCTGCTAAGGATCCTACGAGTTCCAGTGTTCTGAATTATGATCAGGTCTTTATTCGTGATTTTATTCCCTCTGGAATTGCTTTCCTGTTGAAGGGAGAGTATGACATTGTCCGCAATTTCATCCTGCACACACTTCAGTTGCAG AGCTGGGAGAAAACTATGGACTGTCATAGTCCTGGCCAAGGTTTGATGCCTGCCAGTTTCAAAGTGCGCACAGTTCCTTTAGATGGCGATGACACTGCCACTGAAGAAGTACTGGATCCCGACTTTGGAGAGGCTGCAATTGGTCGTGTTGCTCCTGTTGATTCTG GATTATGGTGGATTATTCTGTTGCGTGCATATGGAAAATGCTCAGGAGACCTCTCAGTACAAGAGAGGATTGATGTCCAAACGGGAATCAAGATGATTTTGAGGTTATGTCTTGCTGATGGTTTTGATATGTTTCCAACGCTGCTGGTGACTGATGGTTCTTGCATGATAGATCGTCGGATGGGCATTCATGGTCATCCTTTAGAAATTCAA GCACTATTCTATTCGGCATTACTTTGTGCTCGTGAAATGCTTGCTCCAGAGGATGGATCAGCTGATCTTCTACGGGCATTAAACAATCGTCTTATTGCCTTATCCTTCCATATTAGGGAATATTACTGGATTGATATGAAGAAGCTGAATGAGATTTATCGCTACAAGACTGAAGAGTACTCTTATGATGCTGTTAACAAGTTCAACATTTACCCAGATCAGATTTCACCATGGCTTGTTGGGTGGATGCCAAATAAAGGAGGCTATCTGATTGGAAACTTGCAACCCGCTCACATGGACTTCCGGTTCTTTTCGCTGGGAAATTTATGGTCTATTGTCAGCAATCTTGCAACCACGGACCAATCTCATGCTATACTAGACCTCATGGAAGCGAAATGGGCAGATTTGGTGGCAGACATGCCGTTTAAAATATGTTATCCTGCTCTTGATGGTCAAGAGTGGCAGATAATTACAGGCTGTGATCCAAAGAACAC GCCTTGGTCTTATCATAATGGAGGTTCTTGGCCAACTTTGCTCTGGCAG ACCGGAAATTGCTGCAAAAGCTGTTGA
- the LOC113725688 gene encoding uncharacterized protein: MPSVGMRRTTRVFGARVLRSGRRLWTGTGTGDGKYTKSANGDEWIELLENSGDGGGGANQRKERGRHGNEAAAKQEVRGMDVDVKVVKSAPEKVLHEGLDAENHVGKRWGVVYTRKRKCVDSSLVESSDNGNKKRSIDDKRYGRQFFRKQWRKKNIQTELAEPGDSNMALMALEESLDNARCHFLLVVFDSSCCSWYMAASFLNSILRYMRQARVGIQQLFAFLHSKAIALVYSSCGIHFLQGSNVVAERGVCVIWGTSCLVPVFAVDYSAVPHCFMYLHSRMLLHFAHLMYSVERWLVGIDDKNDNLSKLSMLTESVQTSDYSGKTEVSVSVSNVAPTKLTGRNLQLRNGRNIQRSSFRSKRGRRPSSFGARKANGALASNLLSFRHNSNQLSPITPRHELRSSTVRHSVTNIKQVKSSLGGLKQDIDPTSCFANILVIDSDKCYREGGAIVTLEVSAEKQWHLAIKRDGVKRYSIITQSLMRACNCNRFTHAMMWGMDSGWKLEFTDKQNWSIFRDLYKKCSDRNARVPVESFIPVPGVHEVSGYVNSGNYVRPATYISVKDDELSRALARRTANYDMDSDDEQWLNKNEFHKLLSAEEFELVIDAFERGFHSNPDDFSDETTIPNICLNVERSVLEAVHSFWVNKRKQRRASLIRIFQLYQPRRTQMIPNSVLRKKRTFKRQGSQIGRGKQRPFLKVMAAEQDAEEQQNAVLKVEEAKAAADRSEGLAVLKRQRAQQLMENADLASYKAAMALKIAELAQIAESTDNADLRLPVGLLDLFPET; the protein is encoded by the exons ATGCCTTCTGTGGGAATGAGAAGGACTACCAGGGTTTTCGGAGCGAGGGTGTTGAGATCAGGAAGGCGTCTATGGACAGGGACAGGGACAGGAGATGGGAAGTACACGAAGAGTGCCAATGGGGACGAGTGGATTGAGCTTCTTGAAAATTCTGGGGATGGTGGAGGTGGTGCCAATCAACGCAAAGAACGTGGCAGGCATGGAAACGAGGCTGCTGCTAAGCAGGAAGTCAGGGGAATGGATGTTGACGTAAAAGTAGTGAAATCTGCTCCAGAGAAAGTTTTGCATGAGGGTTTGGATGCAGAGAACCATGTTGGCAAGAGGTGGGGAGTTGTATATACAAGAAAGCGGAAGTGTGTAGATTCTAGTCTTGTTGAATCTTCAGATAATGGTAATAAGAAAAGGAGCATAGATGACAAGAGGTATGGGAGGCAGTTTTTTAGAAAGCAGTGGAGGAAGAAAAACATACAGACGGAGTTGGCTGAACCAGGTGATTCAAATATGGCTTTGATGGCACTAGAAGAATCACTAGATAATGCCAGATGTCATTTCCTTTTGGTAGTTTTTGACTCTTCCTGTTGTAGCTGGTATATGGCTGCATCTTTTCTGAATTCTATTTTGAGGTATATGAGGCAGGCAAGAGTTGGTATCCAGCAGCTATTTGCATTCCTTCACTCCAAGGCAATTGCGCTTGTATACTCTTCTTGTGGCATCCATTTTCTGCAG GGCTCTAATGTAGTTGCCGAGCGTGGAGTTTGCGTGATATGGGGTACCAGTTGTTTGGTACCGGTTTTTGCTGTGGATTATTCTGCAGTTCCTCATTGTTTTATGTATTTGCATTCAAGAATGCTACTCCATTTTGCTCATCTGATGTATTCTGTTGAACGATGGTTAGTGGGTATAGATGATAAAAATGATAATTTATCAAAACTGTCCATGCTTACTGAAAGCGTCCAAACTTCTGATTACTCTGGGAAGACGGAGGTGTCAGTGTCAGTGTCAAATGTTGCTCCTACTAAATTAACTGGTCGAAACCTGCAACTGAGGAATGGTCGTAACATTCAGAGAAGTTCATTTAGATCAAAGAGGGGCAGACGGCCTTCCTCTTTTGGTGCCCGAAAAGCTAATGGAGCTTTGGCTTCTAATCTACTTAGCTTTAGACATAATAGCAATCAACTTTCCCCAATAACACCGAGACATGAGCTTAGGAGTTCGACTGTCAGGCATTCTGTCACAAATATCAAACAAGTCAAGTCTTCCCTGGGGGGATTGAAACAGGATATTGATCCCACTAGCTGTTTTGCAAATATACTGGTTATAGACTCTGACAAGTGTTATAGGGAAGGAGGAGCTATTGTCACATTAGAAGTTTCTGCTGAAAAACAGTGGCATCTTGCAATAAAGAGAGATGGAGTGAAGAGGTACAGTATCATCACTCAAAGTCTTATGAGAGCATGTAATTGTAATCGCTTCACTCATGCCATGATGTGGGGTATGGATAGTGGTTGGAAGCTAGAGTTCACTGATAAGCAGAACTGGTCGATTTTCAGAGACCTGTACAAGAAGTGTTCAGATCGCAATGCACGGGTTCCTGTGGAGAGTTTCATTCCTGTTCCTGGGGTGCATGAAGTGTCTGGTTATGTGAACAGCGGCAATTATGTAAGGCCTGCTACATATATAAGTGTAAAAGATGATGAACTGAGTAGGGCGTTAGCAAGGAGAACAGCAAACTATGATATGGACTCTGATGATGAGCAGTGGCTAAATAAGAATGAGTTTCATAAACTTTTGTCTGCAGAGGAGTTTGAGTTGGTAATTGATGCTTTTGAGAGAGGTTTTCACAGCAATCCAGATGATTTCTCTGATGAAACAACAATTCCTAACATATGCCTGAATGTGGAAAGGAGTGTTTTAGAGGCTGTGCACAGCTTCTGGGTTAATAAACGGAAGCAGAGACGCGCATCCTTGATCAGGATTTTTCAG TTGTATCAGCCAAGGAGAACCCAAATGATACCAAATTCTGTCCTCCGCAAGAAAAGGACATTCAAACGACAGGGAAGCCAAATTGGAAGAGGCAAACAGCGTCCTTTTCTTAAAG TAATGGCGGCTGAGCAAGATGCTGAGGAACAACAAAATGCCGTTTTGAAGGTGGAAGAAGCCAAAGCTGCAGCAGACAGGTCAGAAGGGTTGGCGGTTCTTAAGCGTCAAAGAGCTCAGCAGCTCATGGAAAATGCTGATTTGGCATCTTACAAAGCTGCCATGGCACTTAAAATTGCTGAATTGGCTCAAATTGCGGAATCGACAGATAACGCTGATCTCCGTCTCCCAGTCGGGTTACTGGATTTGTTTCCGGAGACCTGA
- the LOC113725686 gene encoding serine/threonine-protein kinase D6PKL2-like has translation MIETASPPPQKTRKSAENAENDRDTPSFDSTTSTTTTSTAPPVGIEAKISTSSASEAFNWVASGHTSSFNKPHATANGDPGWIAIRSIHSDVNMITLQDLSFIKKLGSGDIGTVYLVELKGARGCMFAAKVMDKEELAQRSKEGRARIEREILEMLDHPFLPTLYTTLDSARWSCLLTEFCPGGDLHVLRQRQPGRRFDEAAVRFYASEVVAALEYLHMKGIIYRDLKPENILVRTDGHIMLTDFDLSLKCDNSKPTAQLVPESSPLTLNIGESKICTVEANLSSKSYCILPRCMVPAVSCFQNKRRRKRRQGHQRRALEIVAEPIEARSMSFVGTHEYLAPEVVSGEGHGSAVDWWTLGIFIFELIYGLTPFKGLDNEFTLSNIVARSLEFPKEPVVSSSAMDLMAKLLIKNPTKRMGSTMGATAIKNHPFFDGVNWALLRRTEPPHVPQPTNNKDLVSSSDHYDASVEYY, from the exons ATGATTGAAACAGCCTCTCCGCCTCCTCAAAAGACACGAAAATCGGCAGAAAATGCCGAAAACGACCGCGACACGCCGAGTTTCGACTCCACGACCTCGACGACAACCACAAGCACTGCCCCTCCCGTTGGTATTGAAGCAAAGATCAGTACAAGCTCAGCATCCGAAGCTTTCAACTGGGTAGCATCAGGGCACACCTCATCCTTCAATAAGCCTCATGCAACGGCAAACGGGGATCCCGGGTGGATTGCCATACGTAGTATTCACTCAGATGTAAACATGATCACCCTCCAAGACTTGTCTTTCATCAAGAAACTTGGGAGTGGGGACATTGGCACTGTCTATCTTGTGGAGCTCAAGGGTGCCAGAGGTTGCATGTTTgcagctaaagtgatggataaAGAAGAGCTGGCACAGCGGAGTAAAGAGGGTAGGGCAAGGATTGAAAGGGAAATATTGGAAATGTTGGACCATCCGTTTCTGCCTACTCTCTATACCACGTTGGATTCCGCTAGGTGGTCTTGTTTGTTGACCGAGTTTTGTCCCGGCGGTGACCTTCACGTTCTGCGACAACGGCAGCCAGGGAGACGTTTTGATGAGGCTGCCGTCCG GTTCTACGCATCAGAGGTGGTGGCTGCTTTAGAGTATCTACACATGAAAGGGATAATCTACCGTGATCTGAAGCCCGAAAACATTCTCGTAAGAACAGATGGTCACATAATGTTGACAGATTTTGATCTCTCCCTAAAATGTGACAATTCGAAACCAACGGCTCAACTTGTTCCTGAAAGCTCCCCATTAACACTGAACATCGGTGAATCGAAGATTTGTACAGTCGAGGCAAACCTATCTTCCAAGTCATATTGCATTCTACCCAGATGTATGGTGCCAGCAGTTTCATGTTTCCAGAATAAGCGGAGGAGAAAGAGGCGGCAAGGTCATCAGAGGAGGGCCCTCGAGATAGTGGCAGAGCCAATCGAGGCTCGATCGATGTCTTTTGTGGGCACCCATGAATACTTAGCCCCGGAAGTTGTATCAGGGGAAGGGCATGGCAGTGCAGTGGATTGGTGGACACTGGGGATATTCATCTTTGAGTTAATTTATGGTTTGACACCATTTAAGGGGCTTGATAATGAGTTTACCCTGTCCAACATTGTGGCTCGATCCCTTGAATTCCCCAAGGAGCCTGTTGTGTCCAGCTCGGCCATGGATTTGATGGCTAAGCTCTTGATCAAGAACCCCACAAAGAGAATGGGATCCACAATGGGGGCTACAGCAATCAAGAACCATCCATTCTTTGACGGGGTGAATTGGGCTCTGTTGAGACGTACAGAACCGCCTCACGTTCCCCAGCCAACCAATAACAAGGATTTGGTCTCCAGTTCTGATCATTATGATGCTTCTGTAGAATATTACTGA
- the LOC113725685 gene encoding pentatricopeptide repeat-containing protein At2g27610-like produces MQSFASLLQHCAKHKPIFSGKAVHAQLIRSGFIPDVYTNNHLLSMYLQLGQMGYAQTVFDIMPKRNVITWTTLICSFSQMGLSEKALSCLRSMVLEGFLPNEHTYVGAISACVNTRAVSIGKEIHGRIYRTQDSLNSFVSNSLVNFYGKCGLLKSARLAFAAIFEPNLVAWASLISCCFQCGQNEEGLKLFLRSLRVGMTVNEFTCSSVLGACTMLENLELGKQIHCLVVKCCILMDQFVITGLVNFYAKCGQLEAAHQAFLEANEPHLSAWTALIGGCVQQGKGRDAILLFHRMLSSGMKPSEKTFASVFGAIHDGMDVRVGKQLHSLIIKLGFDSFTVVCNTTLAFYIKRGLVEEALKTFYEMDEYDIVTWNAMITGFVGSGHYEGAIQFLRDMLFEGFDPNLYTYSSLLSICGDLPAVQWGKQIHSRILKPGFDSNVVVGSALIDMYAKCGHMDAARKVFDTFPSRNLISWNTMLVGYAQNGFAKEALEIYDMMQMNGVKPNDITFIGVLSACGHVGLLQEGLCHFNSMIGDYRITPKADHLACMVSLFARHGQTQEAFDFIRRFPGEADKVVWCCLLSGCKTNKDVVLGKYAAERVLSIDPDDTSVHIMLSNIYAGLRMWNELAETRKLMKEKTLKKDTGFSWTELKNRIVLFSASQNPHLEQNSLHEVLSGLAAQLVDEKYVPEIMFSLQCGE; encoded by the coding sequence ATGCAGTCCTTTGCTTCCCTCTTGCAGCATTGCGCCAAGCACAAGCCCATTTTCAGCGGCAAAGCAGTTCATGCTCAGCTTATCAGGTCCGGATTTATCCCAGATGTTTATACAAACAACCATTTGCTCTCGATGTACCTACAGTTGGGGCAGATGGGCTACGCTCAAACCGTGTTCGACATAATGCCAAAACGAAACGTTATCACTTGGACGACGTTGATTTGCTCGTTTTCTCAGATGGGTCTCTCGGAAAAAGCCTTAAGTTGCCTGAGGTCAATGGTTCTTGAAGGGTTTTTGCCGAACGAGCATACTTATGTTGGTGCTATATCTGCTTGTGTTAATACAAGGGCTGTTAGTATTGGGAAGGAAATTCACGGGAGGATATATAGGACTCAGGATAGTTTGAATAGCTTTGTCAGTAATTCTTTGGTTAATTTTTACGGcaaatgtgggttgttgaaGTCGGCTAGGCTTGCATTTGCTGCTATCTTTGAGCCTAATTTGGTTGCCTGGGCTTCACTCATATCTTGTTGTTTTCAGTGTGGACAGAACGAGGAAGGTCTGAAATTGTTCTTAAGGTCTTTGAGGGTGGGAATGACTGTTAACGAGTTCACTTGTTCGAGTGTTCTGGGTGCTTGTACTatgttggaaaatttggaacTTGGGAAGCAAATCCACTGCCTAGTCGTTAAGTGTTGTATTCTAATGGATCAGTTTGTTATTACTGGGTTGGTAAATTTTTATGCCAAGTGTGGCCAATTGGAAGCTGCACATCAGGCTTTTCTAGAGGCTAATGAGCCACATTTGTCGGCTTGGACTGCGTTAATAGGGGGCTGTGTACAACAGGGAAAGGGGAGGGATGCTATTTTACTTTTTCATAGGATGCTTTCTTCTGGTATGAAACCAAGTGAGAAAACTTTTGCATCTGTCTTTGGAGCCATTCATGATGGAATGGATGTACGAGTTGGTAAACAACTTCATTCTTTGATCATAAAATTAGGATTTGATTCATTTACCGTAGTCTGCAATACAACTTTGGCTTTTTACATTAAAAGAGGTCTTGTTGAGGAGGCTCTGAAGACTTTTTATGAGATGGATGAATATGATATTGTCACGTGGAATGCCATGATTACTGGCTTTGTAGGCTCTGGTCATTATGAAGGAGCAATTCAGTTTCTGCGTGACATGCTTTTTGAGGGTTTTGACCCTAACCTTTATACCTATTCTAGCCTCTTGAGCATTTGTGGGGATTTACCAGCAGTCCAGTGGGGAAAGCAAATTCATTCTCGCATTCTAAAACCTGGATTTGATTCAAATGTGGTTGTTGGAAGTGCCTTGATTGATATGTATGCCAAGTGTGGACATATGGATGCTGCTAGGAAAGTTTTTGATACATTTCCTTCAAGGAACTTGATTTCTTGGAATACCATGCTGGTTGGCTATGCTCAAAATGGGTTTGCAAAGGAAGCTTTGGAGATCTATGAtatgatgcaaatgaatgggGTTAAACCCAATGACATCACATTTATTGGGGTGTTGTCTGCCTGTGGTCATGTAGGCCTTTTACAGGAAGGATTGTGCCACTTTAACTCCATGATTGGAGACTACAGGATCACTCCAAAGGCAGATCATCTGGCCTGTATGGTCAGTCTATTTGCCCGCCATGGACAAACACAAGAAGCTTTTGATTTCATAAGGCGTTTTCCAGGAGAGGCAGATAAAGTTGTCTGGTGCTGTCTTTTGTCAGGCTGCAAAACTAATAAAGATGTGGTTTTGGGGAAATATGCAGCTGAAAGGGTATTAAGTATTGATCCTGATGATACTTCAGTGCATATCATGTTATCTAATATTTATGCAGGCTTAAGGATGTGGAATGAATTGGctgagactagaaaattgatgAAGGAGAAGACACTGAAGAAGGACACTGGGTTCAGCTGGACAGAGTTGAAGAACAGGATAGTTCTGTTCTCTGCAAGTCAAAATCCACATCTTGAGCAAAACAGTCTCCATGAAGTTTTGAGTGGATTGGCTGCCCAGTTGGTTGATGAGAAATATGTTCCTGAAATCATGTTCTCGTTGCAATGTggtgagtaa
- the LOC113725680 gene encoding copper transport protein ATX1 yields the protein MSQTVVLKVGMSCQGCVGAVNRVLSKMEGVESFDIDLKEQKVTVKGNVQPEAVLQTVSKTGKKTSFWEEGASAAPESKPAETVAAA from the exons ATGTCTCAG ACTGTTGTCCTCAAGGTTGGCATGTCATGCCAAGGCTGTGTTGGAGCTGTGAATCGGGTGTTAAGCAAAATGGAAG GCGTGGAATCATTTGACATTGATCTTAAGGAGCAGAAAGTGACAGTAAAGGGTAATGTACAGCCTGAGGCAGTCCTTCAGACTGTTTCAAAGACCGGGAAGAAGACTTCTTTCTGGGAAGAAGGAGCATCAGCTGCACCTGAATCGAAGCCCGCAGAAACTGTTGCAGCTGCATAA
- the LOC113725687 gene encoding neutral/alkaline invertase 3, chloroplastic isoform X1, producing the protein MMATAEVALQLYDGAGPQFWGSNIGYRKSGSSFPCRSFERCRKKRVLKSMKSLKCLSSSCRGIRIHQFPCINGVSHRYAATDKFGLSHCKCQSADNVGGLTAESGNGTWFVDNAKDFNSTNGNVRNFLELGAVKELKHDKELHHSNGNPPSDKTIQDGMNKGKSSFIENEAWELLQESVAYYCGSPVGTIAAKDPTSSSVLNYDQVFIRDFIPSGIAFLLKGEYDIVRNFILHTLQLQSWEKTMDCHSPGQGLMPASFKVRTVPLDGDDTATEEVLDPDFGEAAIGRVAPVDSGLWWIILLRAYGKCSGDLSVQERIDVQTGIKMILRLCLADGFDMFPTLLVTDGSCMIDRRMGIHGHPLEIQALFYSALLCAREMLAPEDGSADLLRALNNRLIALSFHIREYYWIDMKKLNEIYRYKTEEYSYDAVNKFNIYPDQISPWLVGWMPNKGGYLIGNLQPAHMDFRFFSLGNLWSIVSNLATTDQSHAILDLMEAKWADLVADMPFKICYPALDGQEWQIITGCDPKNTPWSYHNGGSWPTLLWQLTVACIKMNRPEIAAKAVEVAEKRLSRDKWPEYYDTKRGRFIGKQSRLFQTWSIAGYLVAKLLLANPGAAKILITEEDSELINALSCAISSSPRRKRGPKPSQKTYIV; encoded by the exons ATGATGGCCACTGCTGAAGTAGCTCTGCAACTATATGATGGGGCTGGTCCACAATTTTGGGGATCTAATATTGGCTATAGAAAATCAGGTTCATCGTTTCCTTGTAGATCCTTTGAAAGATGCAGAAAGAAAAGGGTCTTAAAGTCAATGAAATCTCTTAAATGTTTAAGCAGTTCATGTAGGGGCATTAGGATTCATCAGTTTCCGTGTATCAACGGGGTCTCACATAGATATGCTGCGACTGATAAGTTTGGTCTTTCGCATTGCAAATGCCAATCTGCCGATAATGTCGGTGGCCTAACAGCCGAGAGTGGAAATGGGACGTGGTTTGTGGATAATGCTAAGGATTTCAATTCAACAAACGGTAATGTAAGGAATTTTCTTGAGCTTGGGGCAGTCAAAGAGTTAAAACATGATAAGGAATTGCACCACTCTAATGGCAACCCACCATCCGATAAGACAATTCAAGATGGCATGAACAAGGGTAAATCGAGCTTCATTGAGAATGAGGCTTGGGAACTATTGCAGGAATCTGTTGCCTACTATTGTGGTAGCCCTGTTGGAACAATTGCTGCTAAGGATCCTACGAGTTCCAGTGTTCTGAATTATGATCAGGTCTTTATTCGTGATTTTATTCCCTCTGGAATTGCTTTCCTGTTGAAGGGAGAGTATGACATTGTCCGCAATTTCATCCTGCACACACTTCAGTTGCAG AGCTGGGAGAAAACTATGGACTGTCATAGTCCTGGCCAAGGTTTGATGCCTGCCAGTTTCAAAGTGCGCACAGTTCCTTTAGATGGCGATGACACTGCCACTGAAGAAGTACTGGATCCCGACTTTGGAGAGGCTGCAATTGGTCGTGTTGCTCCTGTTGATTCTG GATTATGGTGGATTATTCTGTTGCGTGCATATGGAAAATGCTCAGGAGACCTCTCAGTACAAGAGAGGATTGATGTCCAAACGGGAATCAAGATGATTTTGAGGTTATGTCTTGCTGATGGTTTTGATATGTTTCCAACGCTGCTGGTGACTGATGGTTCTTGCATGATAGATCGTCGGATGGGCATTCATGGTCATCCTTTAGAAATTCAA GCACTATTCTATTCGGCATTACTTTGTGCTCGTGAAATGCTTGCTCCAGAGGATGGATCAGCTGATCTTCTACGGGCATTAAACAATCGTCTTATTGCCTTATCCTTCCATATTAGGGAATATTACTGGATTGATATGAAGAAGCTGAATGAGATTTATCGCTACAAGACTGAAGAGTACTCTTATGATGCTGTTAACAAGTTCAACATTTACCCAGATCAGATTTCACCATGGCTTGTTGGGTGGATGCCAAATAAAGGAGGCTATCTGATTGGAAACTTGCAACCCGCTCACATGGACTTCCGGTTCTTTTCGCTGGGAAATTTATGGTCTATTGTCAGCAATCTTGCAACCACGGACCAATCTCATGCTATACTAGACCTCATGGAAGCGAAATGGGCAGATTTGGTGGCAGACATGCCGTTTAAAATATGTTATCCTGCTCTTGATGGTCAAGAGTGGCAGATAATTACAGGCTGTGATCCAAAGAACAC GCCTTGGTCTTATCATAATGGAGGTTCTTGGCCAACTTTGCTCTGGCAG CTAACTGTTGCATGCATTAAAATGAATAGACCGGAAATTGCTGCAAAAGCTGTTGAGGTTGCGGAGAAGCGCCTGTCACGAGACAAGTGGCCTGAATATTATGACACCAAAAGGGGAAGATTCATCGGCAAACAGTCGCGCCTCTTCCAGACCTGGTCAATTGCAGGATATCTTGTGGCAAAACTGCTGCTTGCCAACCCGGGTGCAGCCAAGATACTCATTACCGAAGAGGATTCTGAGCTTATAAATGCCCTTTCATGCGCAATCAGTTCCAGTCCAAGACGAAAACGCGGGCCAAAACCTTCCCAGAAGACCTATATAGTATGA